The following proteins come from a genomic window of Triticum aestivum cultivar Chinese Spring chromosome 6A, IWGSC CS RefSeq v2.1, whole genome shotgun sequence:
- the LOC123128633 gene encoding uncharacterized protein: protein MATATMATAAGAAALLYYTLNRRLHTEKLDREGGSDGENGRDAAASGTLESHSMSRVSRRDVRAPATWLETISTLSETLRFTYSETLGKWPIGDLAFGISFLLKRQGNLSVASIYAGDDSVELKGASVVTDLRYLLNLLTLCWHFSKKPFPLFLEATGYSMEDVLMQEPKAGILKPAFTILLDRDRQCILLLIRGTHSIRDTLTAATGAVVPFHHTIVKEGGVSDLVLGYAHFGMVAAARWIAKLATPCLTEALHLYPDYKIKVVGHSLGGGTAALLTYVLREQQEFASATCVSFAPAACMTWELAESGVHFITTVINGADLVPTFSAAAVDDLRSEVTASAWLNDLRHQIEQTRILSTFYRSASALGSRLPSIANAKARVAGAGAILRPVSNGTQVVMRRARSVAQAAWTRPGLQLSSWACIGPRRRNTTSIVTSEEITTSTTNGGSESSSLLTETMMETTEIVTSETTQYAASEEVQSTISASDAVGTLDDKVDSDGEDIIDHHVDEDRITEVELWQQLENELYRKREGENDIVEEMTESNIAEEVGGRAQDVLSEPNEKEVHRFYPPGKIMHVITSTREAAIDDDETSEHEDEEPDLHQVDAAGESETSIGIFLTPRSLYGKLRLSKMMINDHYMPMYRRNIEQLVAELEKDLAL from the exons ATGGCAACGGCCACAATGGCGACGGCTGCAGGTGCCGCCGCGCTGCTCTACTACACGCTGAACCGCCGGCTGCACACGGAGAAGCTGGACAGGGAAGGGGGCTCGGACGGCGAGAATGGCAGGGACGCGGCGGCCAGCGGCACGCTGGAGTCCCATAGCATGAGCCGGGTGTCGCGGAGGGACGTGCGCGCCCCCGCCACGTGGCTGGAGACCATCTCGACCCTGTCGGAGACGCTGCGGTTCACGTACTCTGAGACCCTTGGGAAGTGGCCCATCGGGGACCTCGCTTTCGGAATCAGCTTCCTCCTCAAGAGACAG GGGAACTTATCTGTTGCAAGCATATATGCTGGAGATGATAGTGTGGAGCTCAAAGGAGCTTCGGTAGTTACGGACTTGAGGTATCTTTTGAATTTGTTGACACTGTGTTGGCATTTTTCCAAAAAGCCATTCCCGTTATTTTTGGAAGCTACTGGCTACTCCATGGAGGATGTTCTTATGCAAGAACCTAAAGCAGGG ATTTTGAAGCCAGCTTTCACCATTTTACTTGATAGAGACAGACAATGTATACTTCTACTAATTAGAGGCACCCACAGTATAAGGGATACCCTGACAGCTGCTACGGGTGCTGTGGTTCCGTTCCACCATACAATAGTCAAAGAAGGTGGTGTTAGTGATCTAGTTTTAGGGTATGCACATTTTGGGATGGTTGCAGCGGCTAGATGGATTGCAAAGCTTGCAACTCCTTGTCTCACAGAAGCATTACATTTGTATCCAGATTATAAAATAAAG GTTGTTGGACATTCACTTGGAGGTGGTACAGCAGCTCTCTTGACATACGTCCTGAGGGAACAGCAGGAGTTTGCCTCCGCTACTTGCGTGTCATTTGCTCCAG CTGCTTGTATGACATGGGAGCTGGCTGAGTCAGGAGTACATTTTATCACTACAGTCATCAATGGTGCTGATTTGGTGCCAACATTTTCGGCGGCGGCAGTAGATGATCTTCGTTCAGAG GTGACGGCATCTGCCTGGCTGAATGATCTCCGTCACCAAATCGAGCAAACCAGAATCCTGAGCACTTTCTATCGATCTGCATCTGCCTTGGGATCGCGACTTCCTTCTATAGCAAATGCTAAAGCTAGAGTAGCTGGTGCTGGTGCCATCCTAAGACCTGTATCTAATGGAACACAG GTTGTAATGAGGAGAGCTCGCAGTGTAGCACAAGCAGCATGGACAAGACCGGGGCTACAACTATCCTCATGGGCTTGTATTGGGCCAAGGCGGCGGAATACTACCTCAATTGTCACATCAGAAGAAATAACAACTTCCACTACCAACGGTGGCTCTGAATCCAGTTCACTATTGACTGAGACCATGATGGAAACCACAGAGATAGTTACATCTGAAACCACGCAGTATGCTGCATCAGAAGAGGTCCAGAGCACCATCTCGGCATCCGATGCTGTTGGTACCTTGGATGACAAGGTAGACAGTGATGGTGAAGACATCATCGATCATCACGTGGATGAGGACAGGATCACCGAAGTAGAGCTGTGGCAACAACTCGAAAACGAGCTGTACCGGAAAAGGGAAGGGGAGAACGACATAGTGGAAGAGATGACTGAAAGTAACATTGCCGAGGAAGTTGGCGGCAGAGCTCAAGATGTCCTCAGTGAACCCAACGAGAAGGAGGTCCACAGATTCTACCCACCTGGGAAAATCATGCACGTAATAACATCCACAAGAGAAGCAGCCATAGACGACGACGAGACCAGCGAACATGAGGATGAAGAGCCAGACCTTCACCAAGTTGATGCTGCCGGGGAGTCGGAGACAAGCATAGGGATCTTCTTGACGCCAAGATCTCTGTATGGCAAGCTGAGGCTGTCGAAGATGATGATCAACGATCATTACATGCCGATGTACAGAAGAAACATCGAGCAGTTGGTTGCGGAGCTTGAGAAGGACCTGGCTCTGTAG
- the LOC123128632 gene encoding ATP-dependent DNA helicase Q-like 3, which yields MKKALPLKGGSAGLRHGTKSPKELESVLKQYFGYSEFRGRQLEAIEAVLSGRDCFCLMPTGGGKSMCYQIPALVKTGVVLVISPLIALMENQVSSLKSKGIPAEFLSSTQTTANKNKIHEDLDSGNPSLKLLYVTPELVATSGFKAKLTKLHNRGLLGLVAIDEAHCISTWGHDFRPSYRKISSLRKQFPDIPILALTATAVPKVQKDVISSLSLQNPVILKASFNRPNIFYEVRYKDLLDDVYSDISNLLKSSGNVCSIIYCLERAACDDLTMHLAQQGISSAAYHAGLNSKVRTTVLDDWLSSRTQVVVATVAFGMGIDRQDVRIVCHFNLPKSMESFYQESGRAGRDQQPSRSVLYYGLEDRRRMEFILRNSSSRKQQPSSSSTELSEKTLADFSQIVDYCESSSCRRKKIIESFGEKVQPTLCQRTCDACKHPNQVSSRLEDLRRVPNCRFNKISPVFKSSSVDPKHFDTEFWNREDDVSISDEDISDSDDEEEAVSNIAISKLPSKGGFEARLDALERAENAYNQANGQTKPQGGNLVDKKSISQTLRDASRKRLSGALGQAKLRLGDLLFAEEASATHLETECFKKYQKVGKTFYNSQIAATVRWLSSSTSDQIHGRLEALTNQTTEAGAATSSPCIISDALGKAEKPAEATVSQELAKTELSDEFAKTMASTENMEPSRMSPPEKTIDEEARRDGAIGTMDLPKIPSFREFMSQKGRDRATSSSRAESQPRGIPRKAGPVISKEGTTGTSKKMKL from the exons ATGAAGAAGGCGCTTCCCCTAAAGGGCGGTTCGGCAGGCTTAAGGCATGGAACGAAATCTCCGAAGGAGCTGGAGAGCGTCTTGAAGCAGTATTTTGGGTACTCGGAGTTTCGAGGAAGGCAGCTTGAGGCCATAGAGGCTGTTCTTTCAG GAAGGGATTGCTTCTGTTTGATGCCAACTGGAGGTGGCAAGTCAATGTGCTACCAGATCCCTGCTCTAGTGAAGACAGGCGTTGTTCTTGTTATCTCGCCCTTGATAG CGCTAATG GAGAATCAGGTTAGCAGCTTGAAAAGTAAAGGAATTCCAGCTGAATTTCTCTCTTCCACACAAACAACTGCTAACAAAAACAAG ATACATGAAGATCTCGATTCTGGCAATCCTTCTTTAAAATTGTTGTATGTCACTCCTGAGTTAGTTGCAACATCTGGCTTCAAGGCAAAATTAACAAAGCTCCACAACAGGGGTCTTCTTGGTCTTGTTGCTATTGATGAG GCTCATTGTATTTCAACTTGGGGCCATGATTTCAG ACCTAGCTACCGCAAAATTTCATCATTGAGGAAGCAGTTCCCAGATATCCCGATATTGGCTTTGACTGCGACTGCTGTCCCAAA agtCCAGAAAGATGTGATATCATCATTGTCCTTGCAAAACCCAGTCATTCTTAAAGCTTCCTTTAATCGACCTAATATCTTCTATGAAG TTCGTTACAAGGATCTTCTTGATGACGTTTATTCTGATATATCGAATTTACTGAAGTCCAGCGGAAATGTTTGCTCAATCATATATTGCCTTGAACGTGCTGCCTGTGATGATCTGACTATGCATTTGGCACAGCAGGGCATCTCTTCTGCTG CTTATCATGCTGGCCTGAATAGTAAAGTGCGAACTACCGTTCTTGATGACTGGCTTTCATCAAGGACTCAAGTTGTTGTTGCAACTGTAGCATTTGG AATG GGTATTGATAGACAAGATGTCCGCATTGTGTGCCATTTCAACTTGCCTAAGTCAATGGAATCTTTCTACCAGGAGTCCGGACGTGCTGGTCGTGACCAACAGCCTTCCAGGAGTGTTTTGTATTATGGGTTAGAGGACCGAAGGAGAATG GAGTTTATTTTGAGAAACAGCAGCAGTAGAAAACAACagccatcttcttcttcaactgaGCTTTCAGAGAAGACCCTAGCCGACTTTAGTCAG ATAGTTGATTATTGTGAGAGTTCTAGCTGCCGACGAAAAAAGATTATTGAGAGTTTTGGAGAAAAG GTACAACCAACTTTATGCCAACGCACGTGCGATGCTTGCAAGCACCCAAATCAAGTGTCCTCGCGTTTGGAGGACCTTCGGCGTGTGCCCAACTGTCGCTTTAACAAGATATCTCCAGTCTTCAAAAG CTCATCAGTTGACCCAAAACACTTTGACACGGAATTTTGGAACCGTGAAGATGACGTAAGCATATCAGACGAAGATATATCAGATTCTGATG ATGAGGAAGAGGCAGTGAGCAATATCGCCATTTCAAAGCTTCCATCAAAAGGAGGGTTTGAAGCAAGACTTGATGCCTTGGAGCGTGCTGAAAATGCTTACAATCAAGCCAATGGTCAAACTAAACCGCAG GGTGGCAACCTTGTTGACAAGAAGAGCATATCTCAGACTCTAAGAGATGCAAGCAGGAAAAGATTGTCGGGTGCGCTTGGACAAGCAAAGCTCCGTCTTGGGGATCTGCT GTTTGCTGAAGAGGCTTCTGCTACACACCTTGAAACCGAGTGCTTCAAGAAGTATCAGAAAGTGGGAAAGACGTTCTACAACTCCCAGATAGCTGCCACGGTTCGGTGGCTGTCGTCTTCAACTTCTGACCAAATCCACGGCCGACTTGAAGCCCTTACCAACCAGACTACAGAAGCTGGTGCAGCCACCAGCTCTCCTTGCATCATTTCTGATGCTTTGGGCAAAGCTGAAAAGCCAGCAGAAGCTACAGTAAGCCAAGAGCTCGCGAAAACCGAGCTTTCTGATGAGTTTGCAAAGACCATGGCTTCAACTGAAAACATGGAGCCTTCCCGGATGTCACCACCTGAGAAAACAATAGACGAAGAAGCGAGGAGAGATGGCGCGATCGGTACCATGGACCTTCCCAAGATACCATCATTCAGAGAATTCATGAGCCAGAAGGGAAGGGATCGCGCAACCAGTTCTTCTAGGGCAGAGAGCCAGCCTCGCGGCATTCCTAGAAAGGCTGGCCCTGTCATCAGCAAGGAAGGAACGACAGGAACATCAAAGAAGATGAAACTATGA